From a region of the Spelaeicoccus albus genome:
- a CDS encoding TetR/AcrR family transcriptional regulator, translating to MPRKGNSTPAEIMDVAMTLFVERGYDKTSLREIAEACGLTKAALYYYFRTKDMIVRAALDAYTESIVDLLDWLDATDPGPKRDVEFVDRLLAIFDGQGSLALRFTQSNPTVLAREDFSHRNVDHIRELVTRIAGPDPDPDAVLRATMAVGSLVLSAMPETPIGPIGDADSRRKAARALALEILTPLSARRAGC from the coding sequence ATGCCGCGCAAGGGAAATTCGACCCCTGCCGAGATCATGGACGTCGCCATGACGTTGTTCGTCGAGCGAGGGTACGACAAGACGTCATTGCGCGAGATCGCCGAGGCGTGCGGCCTGACAAAGGCCGCGCTCTACTACTATTTCCGCACCAAGGACATGATCGTGCGGGCTGCCTTGGATGCCTACACGGAGTCAATAGTCGACCTTCTCGATTGGCTGGACGCCACCGACCCCGGGCCGAAGCGCGACGTCGAATTCGTCGACAGGCTGCTCGCGATCTTCGACGGCCAGGGCTCGCTCGCGTTGCGGTTCACGCAATCGAACCCGACGGTGTTGGCGCGCGAGGACTTCAGTCACCGCAATGTCGACCACATCCGCGAGCTCGTCACGCGAATCGCCGGGCCCGATCCGGATCCGGACGCCGTACTGCGCGCCACGATGGCAGTTGGGTCTCTCGTGCTGAGTGCGATGCCGGAAACCCCGATCGGTCCGATCGGGGACGCCGATTCCCGCCGGAAGGCCGCACGCGCCTTGGCGTTGGAGATCCTGACGCCACTGTCGGCGCGGCGGGCCGGATGTTGA
- a CDS encoding MFS transporter: MTTSAPAAPTTTSPPSRSRLILIMVSLVLALVPVQLDGLVTATATPTIAGELGGLADLAWVATAYLLTMAIGTIVAGRLGDMFGRKWMFLIALGVFFGASAWAGFAGSMGGFIAARAAQGLGAGMTFTTLLATVADVVPAEKRARFQSIFGAIAPVSMIVGPWIGGIITDSLGWRWIFFFNLPLIALSIVGAAVLLRLPRRSRGGRVDVAGLFAIAGLSLGAVLAVSWGGHQYDWLSIQVIGAAIVALAGIVALVPIERRAQHPILSPDLFGNRSVLMSFIVMFLTMGAIMMASINFLPLFLQLVQGHSASNSGLLLLPMLLPAIAVSLLIGAWTTRGSRFRSVIIAGSSITTLSCILLATMGTSTPVWTTSVYMVLVGAGIGMLFQTPLVLIQNTAPHHEVGAATGAASFFRMLGGAIGVGGLGALFTGTIVSRVGGHGTSLDISSVTPAALDKLPDAARQIVADAVTSGNSALFWAAACAGAAAIVAALLIPRRQAATE; the protein is encoded by the coding sequence ATGACAACTTCGGCCCCGGCTGCGCCGACGACGACTTCGCCGCCCTCGCGCAGCCGATTGATACTCATCATGGTGAGCCTCGTGCTCGCACTCGTTCCGGTGCAGCTGGACGGGCTCGTCACGGCCACCGCGACGCCGACCATCGCCGGCGAGCTCGGCGGTCTGGCAGACCTCGCCTGGGTCGCGACGGCGTACCTGCTGACGATGGCGATCGGCACGATAGTGGCCGGACGCCTCGGGGACATGTTCGGTCGCAAATGGATGTTCTTGATCGCGTTGGGGGTCTTCTTCGGTGCCTCGGCCTGGGCCGGATTCGCCGGTTCGATGGGCGGCTTCATCGCCGCCCGCGCCGCGCAGGGCCTCGGCGCAGGCATGACGTTCACAACCCTTTTGGCGACTGTGGCGGACGTCGTACCGGCCGAGAAGCGGGCCCGTTTTCAGTCGATCTTCGGCGCCATCGCACCGGTCTCCATGATCGTGGGGCCGTGGATCGGCGGCATCATCACCGACAGTCTGGGCTGGCGTTGGATCTTCTTCTTCAATCTTCCGCTCATTGCCCTGTCGATTGTCGGTGCCGCCGTCCTATTGCGCTTGCCGCGCAGAAGCCGCGGCGGCCGCGTGGACGTGGCCGGGCTCTTCGCGATCGCAGGTCTGAGCCTCGGCGCAGTGCTCGCCGTGTCTTGGGGCGGACATCAATACGACTGGCTGTCGATCCAAGTCATTGGTGCCGCAATCGTGGCCCTCGCCGGAATCGTGGCCCTCGTGCCCATCGAACGCCGCGCACAGCACCCCATCTTGTCGCCGGACCTTTTCGGCAACCGCTCGGTGCTGATGAGTTTCATCGTCATGTTCTTGACCATGGGCGCCATCATGATGGCCTCGATCAACTTCCTGCCGCTGTTCCTCCAGCTCGTGCAAGGACACTCCGCTTCCAATAGCGGGCTATTGCTTTTGCCGATGCTCTTGCCGGCCATCGCCGTGTCGCTGCTGATCGGAGCTTGGACGACGCGCGGCTCCCGGTTCCGCAGCGTCATCATCGCGGGATCGTCGATCACGACCCTTTCGTGCATCCTGCTGGCCACCATGGGCACGTCGACGCCGGTCTGGACCACGTCCGTGTACATGGTGCTGGTTGGCGCCGGAATCGGGATGCTCTTCCAGACGCCGCTCGTGCTGATCCAGAACACCGCGCCCCATCACGAGGTGGGCGCCGCCACCGGAGCAGCATCCTTCTTCCGTATGCTCGGCGGCGCCATCGGAGTCGGCGGTCTCGGCGCGCTGTTCACCGGCACTATCGTCAGCCGCGTCGGAGGGCACGGGACGTCGCTCGACATCTCGTCGGTGACGCCTGCCGCGCTCGACAAACTTCCGGACGCCGCCAGGCAGATAGTCGCGGACGCCGTGACTTCGGGCAATTCGGCACTCTTTTGGGCAGCCGCCTGCGCCGGCGCCGCGGCGATAGTCGCCGCCCTGCTGATTCCTCGGCGGCAGGCCGCTACCGAGTAG
- the bcp gene encoding thioredoxin-dependent thiol peroxidase, with translation MTAEPTRLQPGDSAPDFTLTSDAGETVSLSDFRGSRVVVYFYPAAMTPGCTTEACDFRDSLDALQAAGVQVVGISPDKPEKLAKFAERDHLTFPLLADPERDVLSQWGAYGEKKNYGKVVQGVIRSTVVVDAEGTVETAQYNVKATGHVARLRKTLGID, from the coding sequence ATGACCGCGGAACCTACTCGTCTTCAACCCGGTGACAGCGCGCCGGACTTCACTTTGACGTCGGACGCCGGCGAGACGGTCTCGCTGTCGGACTTCCGCGGCAGCCGGGTCGTCGTGTATTTCTATCCTGCAGCCATGACCCCGGGATGCACGACCGAAGCCTGCGATTTCCGCGATTCCCTCGACGCTTTGCAAGCCGCCGGTGTGCAGGTCGTTGGCATCTCCCCCGACAAGCCGGAAAAGCTCGCAAAATTCGCCGAGCGCGACCACCTGACGTTCCCGCTATTGGCCGACCCCGAAAGGGACGTTCTCTCCCAATGGGGTGCGTACGGCGAAAAGAAGAACTACGGCAAGGTGGTGCAGGGCGTCATCCGTTCCACTGTCGTAGTCGATGCCGAGGGCACCGTCGAGACGGCCCAGTACAACGTGAAGGCGACGGGGCACGTCGCTCGGCTGCGCAAGACCCTCGGCATCGACTAG
- a CDS encoding DUF3618 domain-containing protein produces MSTLEHAKNIDLDTPIPKSPQQLSARIAARQDRIAGNVDELVGRIHPKAIATRLANKSRDTFFTEDGDLRPERLAAVGVAMVAVVGVVLRVATHGSRKAHKLEVKEAKRSGR; encoded by the coding sequence ATGAGTACGCTGGAGCACGCAAAGAACATCGACCTCGACACGCCGATTCCCAAGTCGCCGCAGCAGTTGAGTGCGCGGATTGCGGCCCGGCAAGATCGGATCGCCGGAAACGTGGACGAGCTCGTGGGCCGCATCCACCCCAAGGCAATTGCCACCCGGTTGGCGAACAAGTCGCGTGATACTTTTTTTACCGAGGACGGTGACCTGCGCCCGGAGCGTTTGGCAGCGGTCGGTGTCGCAATGGTCGCAGTAGTCGGTGTCGTGCTCCGCGTCGCCACCCATGGTTCCCGTAAGGCCCATAAGCTCGAGGTCAAGGAAGCCAAGAGGTCAGGCCGGTAA
- a CDS encoding GroES family chaperonin: MNASNSASASQSLPIRMLHDRLLVSLDEQEGERKSSAGIVIPATAAMGKRLAWAEVVATGPHVRQTELGDKVLFDPDERAEVELQGDTYILLRERDVHAVAAERGDAGSTGLYL; the protein is encoded by the coding sequence ATGAACGCTTCCAACTCCGCTTCCGCGTCACAATCCCTGCCGATTCGCATGCTCCACGATCGGCTGCTCGTATCGCTCGACGAACAAGAGGGCGAACGCAAATCGTCCGCCGGCATCGTCATTCCAGCCACCGCCGCCATGGGGAAACGACTTGCCTGGGCGGAAGTCGTCGCCACCGGCCCGCACGTGCGGCAGACCGAACTGGGCGACAAGGTTCTCTTCGATCCGGACGAGCGTGCCGAGGTCGAACTCCAAGGCGATACCTACATCCTGCTCCGCGAGCGCGATGTCCACGCCGTCGCGGCCGAGCGGGGCGATGCCGGCTCCACCGGGCTGTACCTGTAG
- a CDS encoding DedA family protein has translation MSALHDLEFGTLYLALMGIVFARAQATYWVGRLAGTGARRFGAVRRIESRRVSRAEHLLTRYGAPAVTLSFLTVGLQTALNCLAGVGRMPFVRYLFFMLPGCAAWALIYATIGMAALWAWVDVVPPSAWGTVATIAVLAVIAAIVVLRRKRTAH, from the coding sequence ATGAGCGCGCTGCACGACCTCGAATTCGGGACGCTTTATCTTGCGCTCATGGGCATCGTGTTCGCTCGCGCACAAGCCACGTACTGGGTCGGCCGTCTTGCCGGCACCGGAGCGCGGCGGTTCGGCGCCGTCCGGCGGATCGAAAGCCGCCGCGTGAGCCGGGCCGAACACCTTCTCACGCGCTATGGCGCTCCCGCCGTCACACTGTCGTTTCTCACGGTCGGCCTGCAAACGGCATTGAACTGTTTAGCCGGCGTCGGCCGGATGCCGTTCGTGCGCTACCTGTTTTTCATGCTCCCCGGATGCGCCGCCTGGGCGCTCATTTATGCGACGATCGGCATGGCAGCGCTCTGGGCGTGGGTCGACGTCGTCCCGCCGTCCGCCTGGGGCACCGTCGCCACCATCGCCGTGCTGGCCGTCATCGCCGCGATCGTCGTCCTGCGCCGGAAGCGGACCGCTCACTAG
- a CDS encoding PPOX class F420-dependent oxidoreductase yields MSPTTATSRRVGRDELLEFVRPRHRATIITAKRDGRPQVSLVTCGVDESGRIVISTYPERAKVHNVRRNPAVTLCIQSDEWDGPYVQLDGTAEVIDLPESVEPLVDYFRAISGEHPDWNEYRAAMRSQGKSLIRIAIDSWGPIATGGFPPGRATGS; encoded by the coding sequence ATGAGTCCCACAACAGCGACATCCCGGCGGGTCGGACGCGACGAGTTGCTCGAATTCGTCAGGCCGCGTCATCGAGCGACGATCATCACGGCAAAGCGCGACGGGCGCCCGCAGGTCTCGCTGGTGACGTGCGGGGTCGACGAATCCGGGCGGATCGTGATCTCCACCTATCCGGAGCGCGCGAAGGTGCACAATGTGCGGCGGAACCCAGCGGTGACGCTGTGCATCCAATCGGACGAATGGGACGGCCCGTACGTCCAGCTCGACGGGACGGCCGAGGTGATCGACCTGCCGGAGTCGGTCGAGCCGCTCGTGGACTATTTCCGCGCGATCTCCGGGGAACATCCCGATTGGAACGAGTATCGCGCTGCAATGCGCAGTCAGGGCAAATCGCTCATCCGTATCGCGATCGATTCGTGGGGCCCGATCGCCACCGGCGGCTTCCCTCCCGGCCGCGCCACCGGTAGCTAG
- a CDS encoding DUF2975 domain-containing protein: protein MDRSGMIGFLSFLLGWALAVSVFMQVFGLPWLSGAYAEQYPDLAGMRWPLMTLAIIGFCCVETGVVCTLRLLRFTARDEVFSSRSLRWVDGIIGSFLAGSLVSFSTIAYLDNAPAGPPFWLFVLLFTAVGGIGLALLMLVMRSLLVQATTLRNEMETVI, encoded by the coding sequence ATGGATAGAAGCGGAATGATCGGGTTTCTCTCGTTCTTGCTGGGCTGGGCTCTCGCAGTCAGCGTGTTCATGCAGGTCTTCGGTCTGCCCTGGCTGTCCGGCGCTTATGCGGAGCAGTATCCGGACCTCGCAGGAATGCGGTGGCCGCTGATGACGTTGGCGATCATCGGGTTTTGCTGCGTCGAGACCGGGGTCGTGTGTACACTGCGCTTGCTGCGCTTCACCGCCCGCGACGAGGTATTCTCGTCACGCTCGCTGCGCTGGGTTGACGGCATTATCGGCTCGTTTCTGGCGGGAAGTCTTGTCAGTTTTTCCACCATCGCCTATTTGGACAACGCGCCCGCGGGGCCGCCCTTTTGGCTGTTCGTCTTGCTCTTCACGGCCGTGGGCGGCATCGGACTGGCACTGCTCATGCTTGTGATGCGTAGCTTGCTTGTCCAAGCGACAACTCTGCGCAATGAAATGGAAACCGTGATCTGA
- a CDS encoding helix-turn-helix domain-containing protein: protein MPVVTRIDVALAKRKMSVNELADRVGITPANISVLKNGRAKAIRFSTLDAMCKALDCQPGDLLDWVPEDGL from the coding sequence ATGCCGGTTGTCACGCGAATTGACGTCGCATTAGCCAAACGAAAAATGTCGGTCAATGAATTGGCCGACCGAGTCGGTATCACACCGGCCAACATCTCGGTGCTCAAAAACGGGCGTGCGAAGGCGATTCGCTTCAGCACGCTCGACGCCATGTGCAAGGCCTTGGACTGCCAACCTGGTGACCTCCTCGACTGGGTTCCTGAAGACGGCCTTTAA
- the xylB gene encoding xylulokinase — protein sequence MRLVAGVDSSTQSCKVVIREAETGKLVRYGQAPHEPGTEIDPEHWWIALQAAASAAGGLDDVEAISVGGQQHGMVCLDSGGAVVRPAMLWNDTRSAPAAAELVAELGDGDPEAGGRAWADAVGAVPVASFTATKLRWLAENEPDNAARTAAVCLPHDWLTWRLAGFGPGVPGGLDALTTEASDASGTGYFSAATGEYRLDLLERALGHAPKLPRVLGPHDSPGTTPEGAKLGVGAGDNAAAALGLHAEPGEFVVSIGTSGTIFAVADNPTSDPAGIVAGFASADGRHLPLVCTLNASRVPDTYAKMLGLKPADFGELALSAPAGAGGLTLVPYLEGERTPNLPDATGSMHGITTQNFTRENLARAAVEGMLCGLAEGADALTESGLACERIVMIGGGARSAAVQQIAPAIFGRPVTVPRPDEYVADGMARQAARVLLGHAPRWDKAPSKEFSAEASDGGARERYARVRGTV from the coding sequence ATGAGACTGGTCGCGGGGGTGGACAGTTCCACCCAGTCGTGCAAGGTCGTCATCCGGGAGGCGGAAACCGGCAAACTCGTCCGGTACGGTCAGGCGCCGCACGAACCCGGCACCGAGATCGACCCGGAGCATTGGTGGATCGCGCTGCAGGCCGCCGCATCGGCTGCCGGCGGGCTGGACGACGTCGAAGCCATCTCGGTGGGCGGCCAGCAGCACGGCATGGTGTGTCTGGATTCCGGCGGTGCGGTCGTTCGGCCGGCCATGCTGTGGAACGACACCCGGTCGGCGCCGGCTGCCGCGGAGCTCGTGGCCGAGCTCGGGGACGGCGACCCCGAGGCAGGCGGGCGGGCCTGGGCGGACGCCGTCGGCGCCGTCCCGGTGGCGTCGTTCACCGCCACCAAGCTGCGGTGGCTCGCCGAGAACGAGCCGGACAATGCGGCGCGGACGGCGGCAGTCTGCCTGCCGCACGATTGGCTGACGTGGCGGCTTGCCGGGTTCGGCCCCGGCGTGCCCGGCGGGCTCGATGCGCTGACCACCGAGGCCTCGGATGCATCGGGCACGGGATATTTTTCGGCCGCCACCGGCGAATACCGGCTCGACCTGCTCGAACGTGCCCTGGGGCACGCTCCCAAGCTCCCGCGCGTGCTCGGTCCGCACGACTCGCCGGGCACAACACCGGAAGGGGCGAAGCTCGGCGTGGGCGCCGGCGACAACGCCGCTGCCGCGCTCGGACTACACGCCGAGCCGGGCGAATTCGTGGTGTCGATCGGCACGTCCGGCACGATCTTCGCCGTCGCCGACAACCCGACGTCCGACCCTGCCGGTATCGTCGCGGGCTTCGCGTCCGCCGACGGCCGGCACCTGCCGCTGGTGTGCACGCTGAACGCGTCGCGCGTGCCGGACACATACGCAAAGATGCTGGGCCTGAAGCCGGCGGACTTCGGCGAATTGGCGCTTTCGGCGCCCGCCGGGGCCGGCGGGCTCACGCTCGTGCCGTATCTGGAGGGCGAACGCACGCCGAATCTGCCCGACGCGACGGGCTCGATGCACGGCATCACGACACAGAACTTCACCAGGGAGAATCTGGCGCGCGCAGCCGTCGAGGGAATGTTGTGCGGGCTTGCGGAAGGCGCTGATGCGTTGACCGAGTCGGGGCTCGCGTGCGAGCGAATCGTCATGATCGGCGGCGGCGCCCGGTCGGCGGCGGTCCAGCAGATCGCGCCGGCCATCTTCGGCCGCCCCGTGACGGTGCCGCGCCCGGACGAGTACGTGGCCGACGGCATGGCTCGGCAGGCGGCCCGCGTGCTATTGGGACATGCGCCGCGCTGGGACAAGGCGCCGTCCAAGGAATTCAGCGCCGAGGCGTCGGACGGCGGAGCGCGCGAGCGGTACGCCCGCGTCCGCGGCACTGTTTGA
- a CDS encoding glycine C-acetyltransferase has translation MYQNVKASVAAELAEIDAAGLYKHERRLDSPQSATITTAGKDVLNFCANNYLGLADHPDIIAAAHAGLDERGFGMASVRFICGTQTQHTELEHQLADFLGTEDSILFSSCFDANGGVFETLLSADDAVISDALNHASLIDGIRLSKARRLRYSNRDMGELEQCLIDAKDARRRMIVTDGVFSMDGYVAPLADICDLAEKYDALVLVDDSHAVGFVGDGGRGSHEYTGTMGRVDIITGTLGKALGGASGGYIAAPREIVDLLRQRARPYLFSNAVAPAVVAGSIKALELARESTRAREQLTSNTKRFREGMTAAGFEVLPGEHPICAVMFRGDDGARQANEISAAMLERGIYVIAFSYPVVPKGLARIRVQLSAAHSAADVDACIKAFTDARDARAAQ, from the coding sequence GTGTATCAAAACGTGAAGGCCTCGGTGGCTGCCGAATTGGCGGAGATCGATGCGGCGGGGCTCTACAAGCACGAGCGCCGGCTCGATTCACCGCAGTCGGCGACCATCACGACTGCCGGCAAGGACGTGCTGAACTTCTGCGCCAATAACTATCTCGGCCTGGCCGACCACCCCGACATCATTGCGGCGGCGCACGCCGGGCTCGACGAGCGCGGCTTCGGCATGGCCAGCGTGCGTTTCATTTGCGGAACCCAGACCCAGCACACCGAGCTCGAGCATCAGCTGGCGGACTTCCTGGGCACCGAAGACAGCATCTTGTTCTCGTCGTGCTTCGACGCCAACGGCGGCGTCTTCGAAACTCTGCTGTCGGCCGATGACGCGGTCATCTCGGACGCGCTGAACCATGCGTCGCTCATCGATGGGATCCGGTTGTCGAAGGCGCGGCGGCTGCGCTATTCCAATCGCGACATGGGCGAACTCGAACAGTGCCTGATCGATGCAAAAGACGCACGACGGCGGATGATCGTCACGGACGGCGTGTTCTCGATGGACGGATACGTGGCACCGCTGGCCGACATCTGCGACTTGGCCGAAAAGTACGATGCGCTCGTGCTCGTCGATGATTCGCATGCCGTCGGCTTCGTCGGCGACGGGGGCCGCGGCAGCCACGAGTACACCGGGACGATGGGCAGGGTCGACATCATCACCGGCACCCTCGGCAAGGCATTGGGCGGTGCGTCCGGCGGCTACATCGCGGCTCCCCGGGAGATCGTCGACCTGTTGCGCCAGCGTGCCAGGCCGTACCTGTTTTCCAACGCCGTGGCCCCGGCGGTCGTGGCCGGCAGCATCAAGGCACTCGAACTCGCCCGTGAATCGACACGGGCCCGCGAACAGTTGACGTCGAACACGAAGCGTTTCCGCGAGGGCATGACCGCTGCCGGGTTCGAGGTACTTCCGGGCGAGCATCCCATTTGCGCAGTAATGTTCCGCGGGGACGACGGGGCGCGGCAGGCCAACGAGATCTCGGCGGCCATGCTCGAGCGTGGAATCTACGTCATCGCGTTCTCGTACCCGGTCGTGCCGAAGGGGTTGGCGCGCATTCGCGTCCAATTGTCGGCGGCGCATTCCGCTGCCGATGTGGACGCCTGCATCAAGGCCTTCACCGACGCACGCGACGCGAGGGCGGCCCAATGA
- the tdh gene encoding L-threonine 3-dehydrogenase — translation MRALSKRAAEPGLELIEAPEPSPGPRDVKIKVLRTGLCGTDLHILKWDEWAANTLRPPVIPGHEFFGRIVEVGADVTNVEPGQYASGEGHVVCGSCRNCRAGRAHVCARTSSIGVNRDGAFADYVVIPATNVWVQPDDMDPSLGAVFDPLGNAVHTTLTYPIAGEDILITGAGPIGLMAAAIARHVGARNIVMTDVSDERLELAPAVGVNTSINVARRRVREAQTELGMTEGFDIGLEMSGSPQATQEMIDNMMHGGRIAMLGLPSQEYSINWSAVITSMLTIKGIYGRQMYETWYAMSAMLSTSSALRKAITNVISDVVPAADWQRAFDIASAGSRGKVVLDWEQ, via the coding sequence ATGCGGGCACTTTCCAAGCGAGCGGCGGAGCCCGGTCTTGAGCTGATCGAGGCTCCGGAGCCGTCACCCGGCCCGCGCGACGTCAAGATCAAGGTGCTGCGGACGGGCCTGTGCGGAACCGATCTGCACATCCTGAAATGGGACGAGTGGGCGGCGAACACGTTGCGTCCGCCGGTGATCCCCGGGCACGAATTCTTTGGCCGGATCGTCGAGGTCGGCGCCGACGTCACGAACGTCGAGCCCGGCCAGTACGCCTCGGGCGAAGGTCACGTCGTGTGCGGCTCGTGCCGTAATTGCCGGGCCGGCCGGGCCCACGTGTGCGCCCGGACGAGCAGTATCGGCGTCAACCGGGACGGTGCGTTCGCCGACTACGTTGTCATCCCCGCCACGAACGTGTGGGTGCAGCCGGACGATATGGATCCGAGCCTGGGGGCCGTGTTCGATCCGCTGGGCAATGCCGTGCACACGACGTTGACGTATCCGATCGCGGGCGAAGACATCCTCATCACCGGCGCCGGTCCGATCGGGCTGATGGCGGCAGCGATCGCCAGGCACGTCGGAGCGCGGAACATTGTGATGACCGATGTGAGCGATGAGAGGCTCGAACTGGCACCGGCAGTGGGCGTGAACACGTCCATCAACGTGGCCCGCCGACGGGTTCGCGAAGCCCAGACGGAGCTCGGCATGACCGAAGGGTTCGATATCGGCCTGGAGATGTCGGGCAGTCCGCAAGCCACGCAGGAAATGATCGATAACATGATGCACGGCGGCAGGATCGCCATGCTGGGGCTGCCCTCGCAGGAGTATTCGATCAATTGGAGCGCCGTGATCACGTCGATGCTCACCATCAAGGGCATTTACGGCAGGCAGATGTATGAGACCTGGTATGCGATGAGCGCGATGCTCAGCACGTCGTCCGCGTTGCGCAAGGCAATCACGAACGTGATCAGCGACGTCGTGCCGGCGGCCGACTGGCAGCGGGCGTTCGACATCGCGTCCGCGGGCAGCCGCGGCAAGGTCGTGCTCGACTGGGAACAATAG
- a CDS encoding NAD(P)-dependent alcohol dehydrogenase produces MASSTHNPPSPLPTTMRTAVLGEPRAITVEERPVPSPAAGEVLIEVLAVGVCGSDIHYYEHGRIGDLVVRSPLVLGHEASGRVVALGDGVRSLAVGDRVALEPGVPCGACRECRSGRYNLCPDVRFFATPPIDGTFAEFVTLPADFAHRVPDSLSDVEAALIEPLSVGLWSNQKADVGPGDTVLVTGAGPIGLLALQVAKARGAASVVVTDVVDTRLDVASELGADDVVNVRTSEANLADLAPSVLIECSGVPSSVAAGLRALRPAGRAVLVGMSADPDVSIPVATLQNRELTLTGTFRYANVYPAAIGMARQRTVNLARLGTHEFGLDDVEAALTASAADPSVIKPIVRPGR; encoded by the coding sequence ATGGCATCAAGCACACACAATCCGCCATCCCCTTTGCCCACGACTATGCGCACGGCTGTCCTGGGCGAGCCGCGCGCGATCACTGTCGAGGAGCGGCCAGTGCCCAGCCCCGCGGCCGGCGAGGTACTGATCGAGGTGCTGGCAGTCGGGGTGTGCGGCTCGGACATCCACTATTACGAGCACGGCCGGATCGGCGATCTCGTCGTGCGCTCTCCTCTAGTCCTGGGACATGAGGCGTCGGGCCGGGTCGTGGCGCTCGGCGACGGCGTCCGTTCCCTCGCGGTCGGCGACCGGGTCGCGTTGGAACCCGGTGTGCCGTGCGGCGCGTGCCGCGAATGCCGCAGCGGACGCTACAACTTGTGCCCGGACGTCCGCTTCTTCGCCACTCCGCCGATCGACGGAACCTTCGCCGAATTCGTGACGTTGCCGGCGGACTTCGCGCACCGGGTGCCTGATTCGCTGTCGGATGTCGAGGCGGCACTCATCGAACCGTTGTCGGTCGGGCTGTGGAGCAATCAAAAGGCGGACGTCGGCCCGGGCGATACCGTGCTCGTCACCGGGGCCGGGCCGATCGGGCTGCTCGCACTGCAGGTCGCCAAGGCGCGCGGGGCTGCGTCCGTCGTGGTCACGGACGTCGTCGATACTCGTCTCGACGTCGCTTCGGAACTTGGCGCGGACGACGTCGTCAACGTCCGGACGAGCGAGGCGAACCTTGCCGACCTCGCGCCGTCCGTGTTGATCGAGTGCAGCGGCGTGCCGTCGTCGGTCGCTGCCGGCTTGCGCGCGCTCCGGCCGGCAGGACGCGCCGTGCTGGTCGGCATGTCCGCCGATCCGGACGTGTCGATCCCTGTCGCGACCCTGCAGAACCGTGAGCTGACGCTGACCGGCACTTTCCGCTATGCGAACGTGTACCCGGCAGCGATCGGCATGGCACGGCAGCGCACCGTGAACTTGGCCCGGCTGGGCACGCACGAGTTCGGGCTGGACGACGTGGAGGCGGCGTTGACGGCGTCCGCGGCGGACCCGTCGGTGATCAAGCCCATCGTGCGGCCGGGCCGGTAG